One genomic segment of Novisyntrophococcus fermenticellae includes these proteins:
- the asnA gene encoding aspartate--ammonia ligase yields the protein MAEIMIPQGYASALNLHETQVAIKTVKDFFQQELVKRLNLLRVTAPLFVRPETGLNDNLNGVERPVGFEIKDSNHTYAEIVHSLAKWKRFALKKYGFKAGEGLYTDMNAIRRDEDTDNIHSIYVDQWDWERILSPEARTEETLRDTVRAIYKALKHTEKYMSIQYDYINEFLPKDIFFITSQELENRYPELSPKEREYEIVREKGAVFLMQIGGRLAAGEPHDGRAPDYDDWKLNGDIIIYYPVLDIALEISSMGIRVDAKSLQEQLEISGCQDRAKLDFQKAVLEGTLPLTIGGGIGQSRICMFFLRKAHIGEVQCSIWPEETLAVTEAHGVQLL from the coding sequence ATGGCAGAAATTATGATTCCGCAGGGCTATGCATCCGCATTGAATCTGCATGAGACGCAAGTTGCGATAAAAACAGTGAAGGATTTTTTTCAGCAGGAGTTAGTGAAGCGGCTGAATCTTTTGAGGGTTACTGCACCACTATTCGTCCGTCCCGAGACCGGACTGAACGACAACCTGAACGGGGTAGAGCGTCCGGTAGGGTTTGAGATCAAAGATTCGAATCATACATATGCGGAAATTGTCCATTCACTTGCAAAATGGAAGCGCTTTGCACTGAAAAAATATGGATTCAAAGCCGGAGAAGGCTTATATACCGACATGAATGCAATACGGCGGGATGAGGATACGGATAATATTCATTCAATTTACGTGGACCAGTGGGACTGGGAGAGAATTCTGTCTCCCGAAGCGCGTACGGAGGAAACTTTACGGGATACGGTAAGAGCAATCTACAAGGCATTAAAGCATACGGAAAAATATATGTCCATTCAGTATGATTACATCAATGAATTTCTTCCAAAAGACATATTCTTTATCACATCTCAGGAACTGGAGAACCGTTATCCGGAGCTGTCTCCAAAGGAGAGAGAGTATGAGATCGTCAGGGAAAAGGGTGCAGTTTTTCTGATGCAGATTGGGGGCAGGCTGGCTGCCGGGGAACCACATGACGGACGGGCACCGGACTATGATGACTGGAAGCTGAATGGTGACATTATCATATATTATCCTGTTTTGGATATTGCTCTGGAGATTTCTTCCATGGGAATTCGGGTGGATGCGAAAAGCCTTCAGGAGCAGCTGGAAATAAGCGGCTGTCAGGACCGCGCAAAACTGGATTTTCAGAAAGCGGTGCTGGAAGGAACCCTGCCTCTGACAATCGGAGGTGGAATCGGACAGTCCAGAATCTGTATGTTTTTTCTGAGAAAAGCTCATATCGGGGAAGTTCAGTGTTCCATATGGCCGGAGGAAACCCTGGCAGTGACTGAAGCCCACGGTGTTCAGCTGCTGTAG
- a CDS encoding helix-turn-helix transcriptional regulator — protein sequence MHQELKSYVPVVEFLGKALGSQYEVVLHDFTDPEHAIVSIANGHLSGRQVGSPMTNLAMKMLQDDVAQQGNGKTYIVQHEASGKDGTPFSSSTMLLRDNSGKAVGALCINFNVKAFLGLQEFIESVGLGENKPANQPGAKHYEGEILSDAGSSALESVYHTVMDKRLNIDTSSQQMKQDIINEFYTEGAFLLKGSVSYIAEKLAMSEPTVYRYLAKAKHELGDNHHISY from the coding sequence TTGCATCAGGAACTTAAAAGTTATGTCCCGGTGGTGGAATTTCTGGGGAAGGCTTTAGGCAGCCAGTATGAAGTTGTGCTCCATGATTTTACAGACCCGGAGCATGCGATTGTGTCCATTGCCAATGGACATTTAAGCGGAAGGCAGGTAGGCTCTCCGATGACGAACCTTGCCATGAAGATGCTGCAGGATGATGTAGCGCAGCAGGGCAATGGAAAAACTTATATTGTACAGCACGAAGCCAGTGGGAAGGACGGTACACCATTTTCTTCCTCTACGATGCTTCTCCGGGATAATTCCGGAAAGGCGGTAGGTGCGCTGTGCATTAATTTTAATGTTAAAGCGTTTCTGGGCCTGCAGGAGTTTATCGAAAGCGTTGGACTGGGAGAGAATAAGCCGGCCAATCAGCCTGGAGCAAAGCATTATGAGGGCGAAATTCTGTCAGATGCCGGAAGCAGTGCCCTGGAAAGTGTGTATCACACGGTGATGGATAAACGTTTGAATATCGATACTTCTTCTCAGCAGATGAAGCAGGATATTATTAACGAGTTCTATACCGAAGGTGCATTTTTATTAAAGGGCAGTGTATCATATATCGCTGAAAAACTGGCAATGAGTGAGCCGACAGTATACCGATATCTGGCAAAAGCCAAACATGAATTGGGGGACAATCATCATATATCATACTAA